The following proteins are co-located in the Pyxicephalus adspersus chromosome Z, UCB_Pads_2.0, whole genome shotgun sequence genome:
- the YIF1B gene encoding protein YIF1B isoform X1, with the protein MNRESSFRAPSKRRLRGSNPMPHQLFDDTSAGAGPHAPEYPNHGTPALGIPAQAFLSEPMSNFAMAYGSSLASQGKEMVDKNIDRIIPVSKLKYYFAVDTVYVGKKIGLLFFPYMHRDWEVRYQQDIPVAPRFDVNAPDLYIPVMAFITYILVAGLALGTQNNFSPEILGMQASSALAWLIVEVFAVLLSLYLVTVNTDLTTVDLVAFAGYKYVGMIWAVLCGLLFGKTGYYVLLCWCSISIVFFMVRTLRLKILSEAAAEGVLVRGARNQLRMYLTMAIAAVQPLFMYWLTYHLVR; encoded by the exons ATGAACCGGGAGAGCAGCTTCAGGGCCC CTTCCAAGCGGCGCCTTCGGGGTTCCAACCCCATGCCACACCAGCTATTTGATGATACCAGTGCTGGAGCTGGCCCTCATGCACCAGAGTACCCCAACCATGGCACCCCAGCCCTCGGAATACCAGCTCAAGCTTTCTTATCAGAGCCAATGTCCAATTTTGCTATGGCCTATGGAAGCAGTCTGGCAAGCCAGGGCAAGGAAATGGTGGATAAAAAT aTTGATAGAATTATCCCAGTGAGTAAACTAAAGTATTATTTTGCTGTAGATACAGTCTATGTTGGGAAAAAGATTGGACTGCTCTTCTTTCCTTATATGCACCGG GACTGGGAGGTTAGGTACCAGCAGGACATTCCTGTAGCTCCAAGGTTTGATGTAAATGCCCCAGACCTCTACATTCCAG TTATGGCTTTTATCACCTATATTCTGGTAGCTGGGCTGGCTCTGGGTACACAGAACAA CTTCTCCCCAGAGATCCTAGGTATGCAGGCCAGTTCTGCCCTTGCCTGGCTCATAGTGGAAGTATTTGCTGTTCTTCTCAGTCTCTATTTAGTGACTGTAAATACCGACCTGACGACAGTGGATCTTGTAGCATTTGCTGGATACAAATATGTGGG gaTGATCTGGGCGGTTCTGTGTGGACTTCTCTTTGGAAAGACCGGATATTATGTGTTACTGTGCTGGTGCTCCATCTCTATAGTGTTTTTCATG GTTCGGACTCTGCGATTAAAAATCTTGTCAGAAGCTGCAGCAGAAGGTGTTCTGGTGCGTGGGGCTAGGAACCAGCTGCGAATGTACCTGACCATGGCCATCGCTGCAGTGCAGCCTCTGTTCATGTACTGGCTGACATATCACCTTGTGAGATGA
- the YIF1B gene encoding protein YIF1B isoform X2 — translation MRRQEEASKRRLRGSNPMPHQLFDDTSAGAGPHAPEYPNHGTPALGIPAQAFLSEPMSNFAMAYGSSLASQGKEMVDKNIDRIIPVSKLKYYFAVDTVYVGKKIGLLFFPYMHRDWEVRYQQDIPVAPRFDVNAPDLYIPVMAFITYILVAGLALGTQNNFSPEILGMQASSALAWLIVEVFAVLLSLYLVTVNTDLTTVDLVAFAGYKYVGMIWAVLCGLLFGKTGYYVLLCWCSISIVFFMVRTLRLKILSEAAAEGVLVRGARNQLRMYLTMAIAAVQPLFMYWLTYHLVR, via the exons ATGAGGAGACAAGAAGAAG CTTCCAAGCGGCGCCTTCGGGGTTCCAACCCCATGCCACACCAGCTATTTGATGATACCAGTGCTGGAGCTGGCCCTCATGCACCAGAGTACCCCAACCATGGCACCCCAGCCCTCGGAATACCAGCTCAAGCTTTCTTATCAGAGCCAATGTCCAATTTTGCTATGGCCTATGGAAGCAGTCTGGCAAGCCAGGGCAAGGAAATGGTGGATAAAAAT aTTGATAGAATTATCCCAGTGAGTAAACTAAAGTATTATTTTGCTGTAGATACAGTCTATGTTGGGAAAAAGATTGGACTGCTCTTCTTTCCTTATATGCACCGG GACTGGGAGGTTAGGTACCAGCAGGACATTCCTGTAGCTCCAAGGTTTGATGTAAATGCCCCAGACCTCTACATTCCAG TTATGGCTTTTATCACCTATATTCTGGTAGCTGGGCTGGCTCTGGGTACACAGAACAA CTTCTCCCCAGAGATCCTAGGTATGCAGGCCAGTTCTGCCCTTGCCTGGCTCATAGTGGAAGTATTTGCTGTTCTTCTCAGTCTCTATTTAGTGACTGTAAATACCGACCTGACGACAGTGGATCTTGTAGCATTTGCTGGATACAAATATGTGGG gaTGATCTGGGCGGTTCTGTGTGGACTTCTCTTTGGAAAGACCGGATATTATGTGTTACTGTGCTGGTGCTCCATCTCTATAGTGTTTTTCATG GTTCGGACTCTGCGATTAAAAATCTTGTCAGAAGCTGCAGCAGAAGGTGTTCTGGTGCGTGGGGCTAGGAACCAGCTGCGAATGTACCTGACCATGGCCATCGCTGCAGTGCAGCCTCTGTTCATGTACTGGCTGACATATCACCTTGTGAGATGA